Proteins from a single region of Crassaminicella profunda:
- a CDS encoding ABC transporter ATP-binding protein, with the protein MLKVENLNVYYGGIHALKGVDIEVQMGQIVSIIGSNGAGKSTLLNAISGIVKPKMGVIKYKGKEIPKLPNKIVQLGICQVPEGRLIFANLTVKENLMMGTYLRNDHENIKEDLEKVYELFPRLKERLTQIAGTLSGGEQQMLAMGRGLMSNPDLILLDEPSLGLAPLLVKTIFEIIEDIKKMNKTILLVEQNAYKALSIADKAYVLEQGTIVKKGDAKALIKDPTIQEAFLGKAKG; encoded by the coding sequence TTGCTAAAGGTTGAGAACCTAAATGTATATTATGGAGGAATCCATGCATTAAAAGGAGTGGATATAGAAGTTCAGATGGGTCAAATCGTATCTATAATAGGTTCAAATGGAGCGGGTAAATCTACTCTTCTTAATGCAATATCTGGAATTGTCAAGCCAAAGATGGGTGTGATTAAATATAAAGGAAAAGAAATTCCCAAACTCCCTAATAAGATCGTACAACTTGGAATTTGTCAAGTTCCAGAAGGAAGACTTATTTTTGCAAATCTTACGGTAAAAGAAAATTTAATGATGGGGACTTATTTAAGAAATGATCATGAAAATATAAAAGAAGATTTAGAAAAGGTGTATGAATTGTTTCCAAGACTAAAGGAAAGATTAACTCAAATAGCTGGAACACTAAGTGGTGGAGAACAACAGATGCTCGCAATGGGCAGAGGGCTTATGAGTAATCCAGATTTAATTTTATTAGATGAGCCTTCATTAGGACTTGCACCTCTTTTAGTAAAAACTATTTTTGAAATTATAGAAGATATTAAAAAGATGAATAAAACCATCCTTTTAGTTGAACAAAATGCATATAAGGCATTATCTATTGCAGATAAGGCATATGTACTAGAACAAGGAACCATTGTGAAAAAAGGCGATGCGAAGGCATTAATAAAAGATCCTACTATTCAAGAAGCTTTTTTGGGAAAAGCTAAAGGATAA
- a CDS encoding ABC transporter substrate-binding protein, translated as MKKRLGLILLSVLLIVSLALIGCAPEKTETNQEDVNQEETAEKGEEVVKIGWIGSLTGDQAVWGNCEFNTVKMLVEEANKNGGWLGKKLEAIGYDTRGDSMEAVNAVRRLTAQDKVIAVLGPNASGQAISISAVLEEMNVSDIATVATNPKVTVDDNGNVKPYNFRVCFIDPYQGAVAAGYAADVLGFKKAAILYDVADEYSQGLTQFFEEKFKEKGGEIVAKEGFKFGDVDFRPQLSKIKEAEPEIIFMPYFYKEVALSANQARDLGIDAVLMGGDGWPSEQLLQMAQKSIEGCYFVNHLDFEDPDVQEFKNMYKEKYDLPVELNGYLVHDAFKLLEHAVKKADSVDTVKVRDALENAQMVGITGKINIGKDTHNPEGKDAAIIKIVDGKYVFQQKYSAE; from the coding sequence TTGAAAAAAAGATTAGGTCTTATATTATTGTCCGTATTATTGATTGTATCATTGGCTTTAATTGGATGTGCACCAGAGAAAACAGAAACGAACCAAGAGGATGTAAATCAAGAAGAAACAGCAGAAAAAGGGGAAGAGGTTGTAAAAATTGGCTGGATTGGTTCACTGACTGGAGACCAAGCTGTTTGGGGAAATTGTGAGTTTAATACGGTAAAAATGCTTGTAGAAGAAGCAAATAAAAATGGTGGTTGGTTAGGAAAAAAATTAGAAGCCATTGGCTATGATACTCGTGGAGATTCTATGGAAGCAGTGAATGCTGTAAGAAGACTTACTGCACAAGATAAAGTTATTGCAGTACTTGGGCCAAATGCAAGTGGGCAGGCTATATCTATTTCAGCAGTACTTGAAGAAATGAATGTTTCTGATATAGCTACTGTTGCAACTAATCCAAAAGTAACTGTTGATGATAATGGGAATGTAAAACCTTATAATTTTAGAGTTTGTTTTATAGATCCTTATCAAGGAGCTGTTGCTGCTGGATATGCAGCTGATGTATTAGGGTTTAAAAAAGCAGCTATATTATATGATGTTGCAGATGAATATTCTCAAGGTTTAACACAGTTTTTTGAAGAAAAATTCAAAGAAAAAGGTGGAGAAATTGTTGCTAAAGAAGGATTTAAATTTGGTGATGTAGATTTTAGACCGCAACTTAGTAAAATAAAAGAAGCTGAACCTGAGATTATATTTATGCCATATTTTTATAAAGAAGTTGCATTGAGTGCCAACCAAGCAAGAGATTTAGGAATTGATGCAGTACTTATGGGAGGAGATGGGTGGCCTTCAGAACAACTCCTTCAAATGGCACAAAAATCAATAGAAGGCTGTTATTTTGTCAATCACTTAGATTTTGAAGACCCTGATGTACAAGAGTTTAAGAATATGTATAAAGAAAAATATGATTTACCAGTTGAATTAAATGGATATCTTGTTCATGATGCATTTAAACTTTTAGAACATGCAGTAAAGAAAGCAGATAGTGTGGATACGGTTAAGGTAAGAGATGCATTAGAAAATGCACAAATGGTTGGAATAACCGGAAAGATTAACATTGGTAAAGATACACATAATCCAGAAGGTAAAGATGCAGCCATTATCAAAATAGTAGATGGAAAATATGTATTCCAGCAAAAATATTCTGCTGAGTAG
- a CDS encoding flagellar protein FlaG, with the protein MEINSSSSLNNQYSYMNQGSESIKRTEEGENVVDMAQKQNSDKNYSGKDELKEAIEKSCKGLNMDNTTLEISIHEKTKQIMAKIVDKETKEVIREIPSEKIVDMIQAMIERAGLFVDKKA; encoded by the coding sequence ATGGAAATAAATAGTAGCTCTAGCTTGAATAATCAATATTCGTACATGAATCAAGGGAGTGAGTCAATAAAAAGAACAGAAGAAGGAGAAAATGTTGTAGATATGGCTCAGAAGCAGAATAGTGATAAAAATTATTCTGGGAAGGATGAGCTGAAAGAAGCTATTGAAAAATCTTGTAAAGGTTTAAATATGGATAATACAACTTTGGAAATTTCCATTCATGAAAAAACAAAGCAGATTATGGCCAAGATCGTTGATAAAGAGACAAAAGAAGTCATAAGGGAAATTCCATCAGAAAAAATAGTAGATATGATTCAAGCAATGATTGAGAGAGCTGGGTTATTTGTAGATAAAAAAGCATAA
- the fliS gene encoding flagellar export chaperone FliS, producing MAMRNPYSGLNQYKQNKVMMASPQELTLMLYDGAIKFVNQALLFMEQKNVQKTHETIRRASDIIIELNSTLNMDYEISKGLRPIYDFLLEKLTQANMKKDKAILEEILPLFTELRDTWKQAMELAKKK from the coding sequence ATGGCAATGCGTAATCCTTACAGTGGATTGAATCAATATAAACAAAATAAAGTAATGATGGCATCTCCACAAGAGCTTACTTTGATGTTATATGATGGAGCTATTAAATTTGTGAATCAAGCTCTTTTATTTATGGAACAAAAAAATGTACAAAAAACCCATGAGACAATTAGGAGAGCTAGTGATATTATAATTGAATTGAATTCAACCTTGAATATGGACTATGAAATTTCAAAGGGATTAAGACCTATTTATGATTTTTTATTAGAAAAATTAACACAAGCAAATATGAAAAAGGATAAAGCTATTTTAGAGGAAATACTACCTTTATTTACAGAGTTAAGAGATACTTGGAAGCAAGCTATGGAGCTTGCTAAAAAGAAATAA
- a CDS encoding branched-chain amino acid ABC transporter permease produces the protein MSAFFQQLINGLSIGSVYALMAVGYSLVYSIMNFSNFAHGGVIMIGAYIGFFCMTAFQLPFIPSFILAALGAGLIAVSLEKVAYSPLRKRNAPFLYFIISAMGASIFLENIVIATIGPTFRTYPEVFSRTPITLGKIAIGRLDITMFIISAISLGLLIYVIEGTKTGMAIRATSYNAKASALMGVNTDRIIFIVFALGGILAGIAGILFGMKYTVYPQIGAITIKSFIAAVFGGLGSLTGAVIGSILLGIIETFTSGYLSSQYRDLIAFGLLIFILVVRPMGIMGKITEDKA, from the coding sequence ATGTCTGCTTTTTTTCAACAATTGATTAATGGTTTATCTATAGGAAGTGTTTATGCACTCATGGCAGTAGGTTATTCCCTTGTATATAGTATTATGAATTTTAGTAATTTTGCCCATGGGGGTGTCATTATGATTGGTGCATACATAGGTTTTTTTTGTATGACAGCCTTTCAACTTCCCTTTATTCCTTCGTTTATATTAGCTGCATTAGGAGCAGGACTAATAGCTGTTTCTTTAGAAAAAGTGGCTTATAGTCCCCTTAGAAAAAGAAATGCACCCTTTTTATATTTTATTATTTCAGCCATGGGAGCTTCTATATTTTTAGAGAATATTGTTATAGCTACTATAGGGCCTACCTTTAGAACTTATCCTGAAGTATTCTCTCGAACGCCAATTACATTAGGGAAAATAGCTATAGGAAGATTAGATATTACCATGTTTATTATATCTGCTATTAGTCTGGGTCTATTGATTTACGTTATAGAAGGAACGAAAACAGGTATGGCAATTAGGGCTACATCTTATAATGCAAAAGCTAGTGCATTAATGGGTGTGAATACAGATAGAATCATTTTTATTGTATTCGCTCTAGGTGGGATTCTAGCAGGGATTGCTGGCATATTATTTGGTATGAAATATACGGTATACCCACAAATAGGAGCTATTACAATAAAATCCTTTATTGCAGCTGTTTTTGGTGGCTTAGGCAGTTTAACTGGAGCGGTGATCGGTTCTATTTTATTAGGAATTATAGAAACCTTTACATCAGGTTATTTATCTTCACAATATAGAGATTTGATAGCGTTTGGATTATTGATCTTTATTTTAGTCGTAAGACCTATGGGGATTATGGGTAAAATCACTGAAGATAAGGCATAA
- a CDS encoding ABC transporter ATP-binding protein, whose protein sequence is MNLLELKNVTKRFGGLTAVGDLSFSIEKDAIYGLIGPNGAGKTTVFNLITGIYQLSEGEILFNGKNIENLEPYQVANIGITRTFQNIRLFKNLSTYDNILTACHFHADYSLLGAILRSKSFKKGEKELSKQAHELMDILELSDRRNVIAGNLPYGLQRRLEIARALALKPKLLLLDEPAAGMNPDETIRLMELIKEIRDRFKLTILVIEHHMDLIMGICDHISVINFGRKLGDGTAAEIQSNPKVKEAYLGEEEVVC, encoded by the coding sequence ATGAATCTTTTAGAACTCAAAAATGTGACAAAAAGATTTGGGGGACTTACTGCCGTTGGAGATTTAAGCTTTAGTATTGAAAAGGATGCCATCTATGGACTTATAGGACCCAATGGTGCTGGAAAAACAACAGTTTTTAACCTTATTACAGGAATTTATCAATTAAGTGAAGGAGAAATTTTATTCAATGGTAAAAATATAGAAAACTTAGAGCCTTATCAAGTTGCCAATATAGGTATTACAAGAACTTTTCAAAATATAAGGCTTTTTAAAAATTTATCTACTTATGACAATATCTTAACGGCCTGTCATTTCCATGCAGATTATAGCTTGTTAGGAGCCATATTAAGAAGTAAGTCTTTTAAAAAAGGAGAAAAAGAGTTATCAAAACAAGCCCATGAACTAATGGATATATTAGAGCTTTCTGATCGAAGAAATGTCATCGCAGGGAATTTACCCTATGGGCTTCAAAGAAGGCTTGAAATAGCAAGAGCTTTAGCCTTAAAACCAAAGCTACTCCTATTAGATGAGCCAGCAGCAGGGATGAATCCTGATGAAACCATAAGATTGATGGAGCTGATAAAAGAAATTAGGGATCGCTTTAAGTTGACTATTTTAGTCATAGAACATCATATGGATTTAATCATGGGTATATGTGATCATATTTCTGTTATCAATTTTGGAAGAAAGTTAGGGGACGGAACAGCAGCAGAGATTCAATCAAATCCTAAGGTTAAAGAGGCTTACTTAGGGGAGGAGGAAGTGGTTTGCTAA
- the fliD gene encoding flagellar filament capping protein FliD, with amino-acid sequence MDTTRITGLASGMDTESIVSGLMKAERVKVDKLFQKQQTTLWKQEQYNEVNKDFANFILDTKKDLELSKSLSNGMLIGNSISNLNWVKKVSSSDEDVLTAKASAIGMTGVHKIKVNNLAEGVSAVSTNAVKVGENNATNENTLLDLGMDVEGTQTIKFQIIKEDGSTDTVSVDYTKDTKIKDLIKEINYATTDDGDPKTSETALGIQANFDETAGRLFLSTKKTGSKAQIKIIEDENGILTGANNKFNMMPSLGSTAESVDVVKAGVTDATTLADLGVSTDGILNLNIGGTSKDITVNKENTIQELVNKINEEFRKNPPDPSILPIGKTVVSFSDGKLVFDTKDITTENKLITVENDAQGLFTGKNIFKMPTLLGGRTGTDASINFDGAENLEYSSNTINLNGIELNLKDTSTDKDITIKVDTDVDKVYEKIKGFVDKYNEMIDKMNKKVSEKRYRDYTPLTTEQKKSMKEDDIKLWEQRAKSGLLRNDQFISEILTDARTGLYEDVEGVTSKYNQLTTIGITTDKWKSKGKLVINEKKLKDAIMDDVEGTLNLLFKSPSNEDKVTLETELRENWKTSTGKTYDDYANFTASEKREYTIAYDKKVRSNTGLINRLYDDMTDGMKKIIDKAGPGDDKELYRNVKSDMLIDFVTGGNGRKGSISLLDEDFLDYGKKIKDEESRLARLEQSYWKKYTAMETAMNKMNQQSSWLAGQLSKM; translated from the coding sequence ATGGATACAACTAGAATTACGGGACTTGCTTCTGGGATGGATACGGAAAGTATAGTAAGTGGTTTGATGAAAGCGGAAAGAGTAAAAGTGGATAAACTCTTTCAAAAACAACAAACTACATTATGGAAGCAAGAACAATACAATGAAGTGAATAAAGATTTTGCAAATTTTATTTTAGATACAAAGAAGGACTTAGAACTTTCAAAATCCTTGTCTAATGGGATGCTTATTGGAAATAGCATTTCTAATTTAAATTGGGTAAAAAAAGTATCTTCTTCTGATGAAGACGTTCTTACTGCAAAAGCAAGTGCAATAGGAATGACAGGGGTACATAAAATAAAGGTAAATAATTTAGCAGAAGGGGTTAGTGCAGTAAGTACGAATGCTGTAAAAGTGGGAGAAAATAATGCAACTAATGAAAATACACTATTGGATTTAGGGATGGATGTAGAAGGTACACAAACTATTAAATTTCAAATTATAAAAGAAGATGGAAGTACGGATACTGTAAGTGTAGATTATACTAAAGATACTAAGATAAAAGATCTCATAAAAGAAATTAACTATGCAACAACAGATGATGGAGATCCTAAAACGAGTGAAACAGCTTTAGGTATTCAAGCAAACTTTGATGAAACTGCAGGAAGACTGTTTTTGTCTACGAAAAAAACAGGAAGCAAAGCACAGATAAAGATTATAGAAGATGAGAATGGTATTTTAACAGGTGCCAACAATAAATTTAATATGATGCCTTCATTAGGAAGTACAGCTGAAAGTGTAGATGTAGTAAAAGCAGGAGTAACAGATGCTACAACATTAGCAGATTTAGGTGTATCAACAGATGGAATATTAAATCTTAATATTGGTGGAACATCAAAAGATATCACTGTTAATAAGGAAAATACTATACAAGAATTAGTGAATAAGATAAATGAGGAATTCAGAAAAAATCCTCCAGATCCAAGTATTCTTCCAATTGGTAAAACAGTTGTTAGTTTTAGTGATGGAAAACTTGTATTTGATACAAAGGATATCACTACAGAGAATAAACTTATTACTGTTGAAAATGATGCGCAAGGATTATTCACAGGAAAAAATATATTCAAAATGCCTACACTTCTAGGAGGAAGAACTGGAACAGATGCAAGCATAAATTTTGATGGAGCTGAAAACCTAGAATATTCTTCAAATACTATCAATTTAAATGGGATTGAACTCAATTTAAAGGATACTTCTACTGATAAGGATATTACTATAAAAGTAGATACAGATGTAGACAAGGTCTATGAAAAAATCAAAGGTTTTGTGGATAAGTACAATGAAATGATAGATAAGATGAATAAAAAAGTATCTGAGAAAAGATATAGAGATTATACTCCTTTAACAACAGAACAAAAAAAATCTATGAAAGAAGACGACATTAAGCTGTGGGAGCAGAGGGCTAAAAGTGGTTTGCTTCGAAATGACCAATTTATTAGTGAAATTTTGACAGATGCAAGAACAGGATTGTATGAAGATGTAGAAGGTGTAACAAGTAAATATAATCAATTAACTACTATTGGTATTACTACAGATAAGTGGAAATCTAAAGGAAAACTAGTAATTAATGAGAAAAAATTAAAAGATGCTATTATGGATGATGTAGAGGGGACATTAAACCTTTTATTTAAAAGTCCTTCTAATGAAGATAAAGTAACATTGGAGACCGAACTAAGAGAAAATTGGAAAACAAGTACAGGAAAAACTTATGATGATTATGCGAATTTTACAGCTTCTGAAAAAAGAGAATATACAATAGCCTATGATAAAAAGGTTAGAAGTAATACAGGTCTTATTAATCGTTTGTATGATGATATGACCGATGGAATGAAAAAAATTATTGATAAGGCAGGGCCTGGAGACGATAAAGAATTGTATCGAAATGTAAAAAGTGATATGTTAATAGATTTTGTCACAGGAGGAAATGGTCGTAAAGGATCTATCAGTTTATTAGATGAAGACTTTTTAGATTATGGTAAGAAAATTAAAGATGAAGAAAGTCGATTGGCTAGATTAGAACAATCTTATTGGAAAAAATATACAGCTATGGAGACGGCTATGAATAAAATGAATCAGCAAAGTTCATGGTTAGCAGGGCAGTTAAGCAAAATGTAG
- a CDS encoding branched-chain amino acid ABC transporter permease — MDWFYVKGILILSGINLLAVLGLSLLTGFTGLFSFGHAGFMAIGAYFTATMTVKFGMPFIPALLIGGLAAAMVSLIIGKLTLNLKGDYFCIATLGFGEAIRLILDNVQYFGGARGWPGIPLDTTLINVVVINIIAIVILINLIKSRHGRNMMAVREEELASQIIGINVFKYKMIALAISAAYAGIAGGFLGHYTGFLQPKMFQLIKSTELTIIVIFGGLGSISGSVIGAVLLTALPELLRTFAKWRLVVYGATVIFIMISRPKGLMGGKEITISNIKKFFSRIFNKNKSYNEGEI; from the coding sequence GTGGATTGGTTTTATGTGAAAGGAATATTAATTTTATCAGGGATTAATCTTTTAGCAGTACTGGGTCTTTCTCTTCTTACAGGTTTTACGGGATTATTTTCCTTTGGTCATGCAGGCTTTATGGCAATTGGTGCTTATTTTACAGCGACAATGACGGTGAAATTTGGGATGCCTTTTATTCCTGCGTTGCTGATTGGTGGACTTGCAGCAGCAATGGTAAGTTTGATCATTGGAAAGCTTACACTGAATTTAAAAGGAGATTATTTTTGTATAGCTACTTTAGGTTTTGGGGAAGCCATAAGACTTATTTTAGATAATGTTCAGTATTTTGGTGGAGCGAGAGGCTGGCCTGGGATACCACTAGACACAACCCTTATAAATGTTGTAGTGATCAATATCATAGCCATTGTTATTTTAATCAATTTAATTAAATCAAGGCATGGTAGAAATATGATGGCTGTAAGAGAAGAAGAGTTAGCATCTCAGATTATAGGGATCAATGTTTTTAAATATAAAATGATAGCTCTTGCTATAAGTGCGGCGTATGCAGGAATCGCTGGAGGATTTTTAGGCCATTATACAGGATTTTTACAACCGAAGATGTTTCAGCTTATTAAATCTACAGAACTTACCATTATCGTTATATTTGGAGGCTTAGGAAGTATTTCAGGAAGTGTAATTGGTGCAGTTTTATTGACAGCTCTTCCAGAGCTTTTAAGAACCTTTGCTAAATGGAGATTGGTTGTTTATGGTGCTACTGTAATCTTTATTATGATTTCTAGACCAAAAGGACTTATGGGTGGGAAAGAAATCACTATAAGCAATATCAAAAAATTTTTCTCTCGCATTTTTAATAAAAATAAATCCTATAACGAGGGGGAAATATAA
- the fliS gene encoding flagellar export chaperone FliS yields the protein MDKKYLASRIATANDAGLVAILYEGLMDEIKEAIVCIDNQNKASFEKAIEKGKNILAELVITLKGDSEISKNLRSLYIYVNHLITLGQLNREKKKLQEAIHVLMPLYDGWKQLEQHEFEKREKSSRPQIMTGATYGKGQLNDYVMNHENQWGRG from the coding sequence ATGGATAAAAAATATTTAGCAAGCAGAATCGCTACTGCCAATGATGCAGGGTTGGTAGCCATTCTTTATGAAGGATTGATGGATGAAATAAAAGAAGCTATTGTATGTATTGATAATCAGAATAAAGCATCTTTTGAAAAGGCTATAGAAAAAGGAAAAAATATATTGGCAGAGCTAGTAATCACCCTTAAAGGGGATTCTGAAATTTCTAAAAATTTAAGAAGTCTTTATATATATGTGAATCATTTGATTACCTTAGGACAATTGAATAGAGAAAAGAAAAAATTACAAGAAGCTATTCATGTGTTGATGCCCCTATATGATGGGTGGAAACAACTTGAACAGCATGAATTTGAAAAGAGGGAGAAGTCTAGTCGACCTCAAATTATGACAGGAGCTACGTATGGAAAGGGACAACTAAATGATTATGTAATGAATCATGAGAATCAATGGGGACGAGGATAG
- the flgN gene encoding flagellar export chaperone FlgN — protein sequence MEIKQMIDELINISKKKEKSLKELLVLTKKQEGFIKNGDLENLTVVIEQKQLIMEHINEIDISFLNHYNGLKKALNIASIEDIKIEKYPSLKELKLHIGNIMLLIKNMQKLDENNTIQLNIDFDKVKQDMKKLKTKKQTSKIASSYMKKYAGVQGVFIDHK from the coding sequence ATGGAAATTAAACAAATGATTGACGAGTTAATCAATATTTCTAAAAAAAAGGAAAAAAGTTTAAAAGAATTATTAGTTTTAACGAAGAAGCAAGAGGGCTTTATCAAAAATGGAGATTTAGAAAACTTGACAGTGGTCATTGAGCAAAAGCAATTGATCATGGAGCATATTAATGAGATAGATATAAGCTTTTTAAATCATTACAATGGATTAAAAAAAGCTTTGAATATTGCATCTATAGAAGATATAAAAATAGAAAAATATCCTTCTTTAAAAGAGTTAAAGCTGCATATTGGTAATATTATGCTATTAATAAAAAATATGCAAAAATTAGATGAAAATAATACTATTCAGTTGAATATAGATTTTGATAAAGTGAAACAAGATATGAAAAAATTAAAAACTAAAAAGCAAACCTCTAAAATCGCATCAAGCTATATGAAGAAATATGCAGGGGTGCAAGGTGTGTTTATTGATCATAAATAA